Proteins from a genomic interval of Rubinisphaera italica:
- a CDS encoding DUF1801 domain-containing protein, whose amino-acid sequence MVSSQAKTVTDYLNSLQEDRREIISELRQLILDNLPQGYEETMNWGMISYEVPLNRYPETYNKQPLNYIALASQKNYCSLYLMCVYQEAGKMGRLVKAFKAANKKLNMGKSCIRFKSLDDLPLETIAEIIASTSVSDFIAEYEQAREQRGTC is encoded by the coding sequence ATGGTTTCCAGTCAGGCAAAAACGGTTACTGACTACCTGAATTCTTTACAGGAAGATCGGCGTGAGATCATCAGCGAACTGCGCCAGTTGATTCTCGATAATTTGCCGCAAGGCTATGAGGAGACGATGAACTGGGGAATGATCAGTTATGAAGTTCCCTTGAATCGCTATCCGGAGACTTACAACAAACAACCACTCAATTACATCGCACTGGCTTCGCAGAAGAATTACTGCTCGCTGTATTTGATGTGCGTCTATCAGGAGGCGGGGAAAATGGGGCGGCTCGTCAAGGCATTTAAAGCAGCCAATAAAAAGCTCAACATGGGAAAATCCTGTATTCGCTTCAAATCACTTGATGATTTGCCTCTGGAAACAATCGCCGAAATTATTGCCAGCACGTCAGTCAGTGATTTTATTGCTGAGTATGAACAGGCGCGGGAACAGCGGGGAACTTGCTAA
- a CDS encoding PEGA domain-containing protein gives MRHPVIPILIMIVFCLSLGSGCVSRRLTIRTNPPGALVKLNGKRLGFSPVSTDFTYYGTYEIELVKDGYETETILQKISAPWYQKFPIDFFSDNLSPFQVTNRHEYTWPLRPKKIIPTDDLLNRANQLRSDALIGP, from the coding sequence ATGCGTCATCCGGTTATACCCATCCTAATAATGATTGTCTTCTGCCTCAGCCTGGGCTCAGGGTGCGTCAGTCGCCGGCTTACGATCCGTACCAATCCGCCGGGGGCACTGGTCAAATTGAACGGCAAACGGCTCGGTTTTTCGCCCGTTTCCACCGATTTCACTTACTATGGTACTTATGAAATCGAACTCGTGAAGGATGGTTACGAAACCGAAACCATTCTGCAGAAAATTTCCGCTCCCTGGTATCAGAAATTTCCAATCGATTTTTTCTCGGATAATCTCTCTCCATTTCAGGTGACTAATCGCCACGAATATACCTGGCCATTACGACCCAAGAAAATCATTCCTACCGACGATCTCCTCAATCGAGCCAATCAGTTACGTTCCGATGCTCTGATTGGTCCTTAG
- a CDS encoding tetratricopeptide repeat protein — MTIPIEGYAVVMLKSRIQHLLDDGTLKPANCKTIADDHLWSSSFMTQEDAFKYRESLEELDINGTQGPDSDLVIVNEFDQSVTPYCEWLASTRWEKAIIAWKVGTDPQNLFTYEGWDPKVGSGLLYGTKEDMKDMEFVRVEGNVEVYRDKNSGKELFIGRTSTPVEAYYKTASEIIQKHFHNPGQPFLTGQAAIDVQEALTLLDQVLAEEPDWWNALWFYGKGHSSLGNTEKAYEAFRRAFELEKGVEAIPRELAGACLSLNKFDEAVEVNQHAASLQPDNSPTIGNLAIAYLLAGKLPEAEKTIRAALKLDPQDKINHNIQNIINDVSNGDRPQPKSFDELIKPKSIPKADKKKPWQFWKK; from the coding sequence ATGACGATTCCCATTGAAGGTTATGCCGTAGTCATGCTGAAAAGTCGCATTCAGCATCTGCTCGATGATGGCACCTTGAAACCAGCCAACTGTAAAACAATTGCTGATGACCATCTGTGGTCCAGCAGTTTTATGACTCAGGAAGATGCTTTTAAATATCGGGAGTCTCTCGAAGAATTGGACATCAATGGAACACAGGGACCGGATTCTGATCTCGTGATAGTGAACGAGTTTGATCAGTCGGTGACTCCTTACTGCGAATGGCTTGCTTCAACACGCTGGGAAAAGGCGATAATTGCCTGGAAAGTTGGAACAGATCCCCAAAATCTTTTTACCTATGAAGGCTGGGATCCTAAAGTCGGTTCTGGATTACTTTACGGGACTAAAGAGGACATGAAGGATATGGAGTTTGTGCGCGTTGAGGGGAATGTCGAAGTCTATCGAGATAAGAACTCCGGTAAAGAACTCTTCATTGGACGGACATCAACTCCAGTGGAGGCTTATTATAAAACGGCTTCTGAAATTATCCAGAAACATTTTCATAATCCCGGTCAGCCATTTTTGACCGGACAGGCGGCAATAGATGTTCAGGAGGCTTTAACATTGCTGGATCAGGTTCTTGCTGAAGAGCCTGACTGGTGGAATGCCCTCTGGTTTTATGGGAAAGGGCATTCGTCTCTTGGAAATACGGAAAAAGCGTATGAAGCTTTTCGTCGAGCGTTCGAACTGGAAAAAGGAGTGGAAGCAATTCCTCGTGAGCTGGCAGGAGCCTGTTTGAGTCTCAATAAGTTTGATGAAGCCGTCGAAGTGAATCAGCATGCTGCCAGTTTGCAGCCAGACAATTCTCCGACGATTGGTAACCTGGCCATCGCCTATTTGCTGGCGGGGAAATTACCGGAGGCTGAAAAAACGATTCGAGCGGCTTTGAAACTGGATCCTCAAGACAAGATCAATCACAACATTCAGAACATCATCAATGATGTTTCCAATGGTGACCGTCCCCAGCCGAAATCGTTTGACGAACTGATAAAACCGAAATCGATACCAAAAGCAGATAAAAAGAAGCCCTGGCAGTTCTGGAAAAAATGA
- a CDS encoding alkaline phosphatase family protein, whose product MSHRSAALVSIPGLRAQDIAQMPTLSRLAGEGSQIPLVPSFPPVTCPVQISMSTGVDPSEHGVIANGFYWRDKHQVEMWTAWNEVIQAPRIWDRLREHDEELTSAVWFPLLTKGTSSDYACTFAPIHNPDGSESLWCYTKPTELYGELRDELGHFPLKHFWGPLANIKSSAWIIDSAIVAAQKYAPRFYFIYLPHLDYAAQKFGPNSPEAKQALVDLDAELEKLISGFEQAGLKDVLWLFAGEYAITEVDAVSYPNRLLREAGLLTVETKDDGEWIDFANTPAWVLADHQFGHVFVKEAGNIEKVAEVLRADPLIEQVLVGAERASLNLDHERSGEIVIISKPNAWFAYYYWLDDNKAPGFARTIDIHRKPGYDPCEMFINMPSMQTPLDATLVKGSHGYPADSPARETVLISSDASLISGDRIRDVDLAEIVYKNFGIE is encoded by the coding sequence ATGTCTCACCGCTCCGCTGCTCTAGTCTCGATTCCCGGGCTTCGTGCTCAAGACATCGCCCAGATGCCAACACTCTCTCGACTGGCGGGTGAAGGTTCGCAGATTCCGCTTGTCCCTTCGTTCCCGCCCGTGACCTGTCCCGTGCAAATTTCCATGTCAACCGGAGTAGATCCTTCCGAGCATGGGGTGATTGCAAACGGTTTTTACTGGCGGGATAAGCATCAGGTTGAAATGTGGACGGCTTGGAATGAAGTCATTCAGGCACCGCGGATTTGGGACCGACTGCGGGAACACGATGAGGAACTCACTTCAGCGGTCTGGTTTCCGTTACTAACCAAAGGCACCTCTTCAGATTATGCCTGCACTTTTGCACCCATCCATAATCCCGATGGTTCGGAATCGCTCTGGTGTTATACAAAGCCAACCGAACTTTATGGCGAACTCCGGGATGAGTTGGGTCATTTTCCACTCAAACATTTCTGGGGACCACTTGCGAATATCAAATCGAGTGCCTGGATTATCGACTCGGCTATCGTCGCCGCTCAGAAATATGCTCCACGGTTTTACTTCATCTATCTGCCGCATCTGGACTATGCCGCTCAGAAGTTTGGTCCAAACAGTCCGGAAGCGAAACAGGCTCTTGTCGACTTGGATGCAGAGTTGGAAAAACTCATCAGTGGTTTTGAGCAGGCTGGTTTGAAAGATGTGCTGTGGCTGTTCGCAGGAGAATATGCAATCACAGAAGTTGATGCGGTTTCCTATCCGAATCGATTGTTACGCGAAGCAGGGTTATTGACCGTCGAAACCAAAGACGACGGCGAGTGGATTGATTTTGCCAACACACCTGCCTGGGTCCTGGCGGATCATCAGTTTGGGCACGTCTTCGTGAAAGAGGCTGGCAACATTGAAAAGGTCGCCGAAGTTCTGCGAGCCGATCCCCTGATTGAACAGGTACTGGTAGGAGCGGAACGTGCGAGCTTGAATCTCGATCATGAGCGGAGTGGTGAAATCGTCATCATTTCCAAACCGAATGCCTGGTTTGCCTATTACTACTGGCTGGATGATAACAAAGCTCCCGGCTTTGCCCGAACGATCGATATCCATCGCAAACCGGGTTACGATCCGTGCGAGATGTTTATCAATATGCCGAGCATGCAGACACCGCTCGATGCAACACTCGTCAAAGGCTCGCATGGTTATCCTGCCGATTCTCCTGCGCGAGAGACCGTGCTGATCAGTTCAGATGCCAGCCTGATTTCGGGTGATCGCATCCGCGATGTTGATCTGGCCGAGATTGTTTATAAGAACTTTGGAATTGAATAA
- a CDS encoding PIG-L deacetylase family protein, producing MTDQPKRILAIHAHPDDIELQYAGTLALLKDRGCEIVYCTMTAGDLGSMDLSQKEIAAVRRGEAEKSAQMLGAEFVCGEFGDLAIFNDDDSRRRVTEIIRKARPDIVITAPPLDYHCDHEATSVLVKDACFGATVPNYKTHQWDPAPYLDHLPHLYYVDPIEGTDYYGNPMPPQFVVDISEKMDLKLEMLACHASQREWLRAIHGMDEYLDSCKRWSATRGEENGFAYGEGFRQHKGHPFPHDNLLGELLNLK from the coding sequence ATGACCGATCAACCCAAACGCATTCTGGCAATTCATGCTCATCCCGATGATATCGAACTTCAATACGCGGGCACGCTAGCATTGTTGAAAGATCGAGGCTGTGAAATTGTTTACTGCACAATGACCGCGGGCGACCTAGGAAGTATGGATTTATCGCAGAAGGAAATCGCGGCTGTTCGGCGTGGTGAGGCAGAGAAGTCGGCTCAGATGTTGGGGGCGGAGTTTGTCTGTGGAGAATTCGGTGATCTGGCGATTTTTAACGATGACGATTCCCGTCGTCGTGTGACCGAAATCATTCGAAAAGCTCGACCCGATATCGTTATCACTGCTCCACCGCTCGATTACCATTGCGACCATGAAGCAACCAGCGTGCTTGTGAAAGATGCCTGTTTCGGAGCCACAGTGCCGAATTACAAAACCCATCAATGGGACCCGGCTCCTTATCTGGATCACTTGCCACATCTGTATTATGTCGATCCCATTGAAGGGACTGACTACTACGGCAATCCGATGCCGCCACAGTTTGTTGTGGACATCAGTGAGAAGATGGACTTAAAGCTGGAAATGCTGGCCTGTCATGCGAGTCAACGCGAGTGGTTGCGGGCGATTCACGGTATGGATGAATATCTCGACAGCTGCAAACGCTGGAGTGCAACCCGCGGCGAAGAAAATGGCTTCGCCTACGGAGAAGGTTTCCGACAACACAAGGGGCATCCTTTCCCACACGATAATCTGCTGGGCGAATTACTGAACTTAAAATAA
- a CDS encoding metal-dependent hydrolase: MAAFREHVTVSGVLGLGYGMTAWIAYGFTPIESTLAGFLTAFGGMLPDLDSKTSRPVRELFGILAAVGPLLVLGETLKALHLPPTRESGALTFIALYLLIRYGGAYLVGKVATHRGMFHSIPAALITGQIAFLAHCDSPIPTKWLIALGIMIGFFSHLILDEAYSVQWTGVRVRLKKSAGTALKMIGKDHAANIVTYGILITLSYAVAGNIILDLENNKKTVELEPVQLHQTAEFPDDLSDTVVR; this comes from the coding sequence ATGGCAGCATTTCGAGAACACGTAACCGTCAGTGGCGTTTTAGGGTTGGGATATGGCATGACTGCCTGGATTGCTTATGGCTTCACGCCGATCGAATCGACTCTGGCGGGATTTCTGACCGCATTTGGAGGGATGTTACCCGATCTGGATTCAAAAACGTCGCGTCCGGTTCGCGAACTTTTTGGAATCCTGGCTGCCGTAGGGCCGTTGCTGGTCTTAGGTGAAACGTTGAAAGCCTTGCATCTCCCACCCACTCGTGAATCGGGAGCCTTGACGTTCATTGCCCTGTATTTATTAATCCGCTATGGCGGAGCCTATCTGGTCGGAAAAGTCGCAACGCATCGGGGAATGTTTCATAGCATTCCTGCGGCATTAATTACGGGACAAATTGCCTTTCTGGCTCATTGTGATTCCCCCATTCCGACCAAATGGCTGATTGCTCTCGGCATCATGATTGGCTTCTTCTCGCATCTGATACTCGATGAAGCCTACAGTGTTCAATGGACTGGAGTTCGTGTCCGACTGAAGAAATCGGCAGGGACGGCTCTTAAAATGATTGGCAAAGATCATGCCGCAAACATTGTAACGTATGGCATTTTAATCACACTGAGTTATGCCGTCGCGGGGAATATTATCCTCGACTTAGAGAACAACAAAAAAACTGTTGAACTGGAACCAGTCCAGTTGCATCAGACTGCTGAGTTTCCAGACGATTTGTCGGATACTGTAGTCCGATAA